One genomic window of Glycine soja cultivar W05 chromosome 9, ASM419377v2, whole genome shotgun sequence includes the following:
- the LOC114425734 gene encoding uncharacterized protein LOC114425734, giving the protein METRRIMCYNFLVASILLLSCLVCVKSRPLFLFDASTQQAFFKQSSTLDDDQTTRIQDVSKHVFDTTQGNEGKRILKAKANEYKEALRGLSRLGSTPPRCEHKCGGCIPCNPIQIPTNNDLLGAQYANYEPEGWKCKCGNSYYNP; this is encoded by the exons ATGGAGACAAGAAGAATAATGTGCTACAACTTTCTAGTGGCTTCAATTTTGCTACTCTCTTGTTTGGTTTGCGTGAAAAGCAGGCCTTTGTTTCTGTTTGATGCTTCAACTCAACAAG CATTCTTCAAACAGTCTTCCACATTAGATGATGATCAAACAACCAGAATTCAAGAtgtctcaaaacatgtttttgaCACTACACAG gggaatgaaggaaaaagaatattaaaagcaAAGGCCAATGAGTATAAAGAAGCATTGAGGGGACTGAGCAGGCTAGGATCAACACCGCCAAGGTGTGAGCACAAATGTGGAGGCTGCATTCCCTGCAATCCCATTCAAATTCCTACCAACAATGATCTTCTGGGTGCTCAGTACGCAAATTACGAGCCTGAAGGATGGAAATGCAAATGTGGCAATTCTTACTACAACCCTTAA